A part of Populus alba chromosome 8, ASM523922v2, whole genome shotgun sequence genomic DNA contains:
- the LOC118037977 gene encoding protein DETOXIFICATION 29, translating into MEGDRQTQNDHQNQDQHLRSTNSPIASSFTPDPNDIPLFNSVRDFSREFFRESKKLWYLAGPAIFTTLCQYSLGAITQLLAGHVGTLDLAAVSVENSVIAGFSFGIMLGMGSALETLCGQAYGARQLDMLGIYMQRSWVILNATAVILTLFYVFAGPFLKLIGQTAEISQAAGMFSVWMIPQLFAYAVNFPIAKFLQAQSKMMAMAAIAAVALVFHAVFSWLLMLKLGWGLVGAAVVLNASWWFIVIAQLLYIFSGTCGEAWTGLSWKAFQNLWGFVKLSLASAVMICLEVWYFMALILFAGYLKNAQLAVAALSISTNIVGWALMIAIGINAAISVRVSNELGAAHPRTAKLSLVVATLASLMIGLVIALILVLGRNLYPDLFTNDAGVKELVKKLTPLLAVCIIINNVQPVLSGVAIGAGWQAAVAYVNIGCYYIFGIPLGLVLGFWRQMGVQGIWIGMLTGTAVQTAVLFWMIGKTNWSTEASAAGERIRKWGGEDDSKNENGEQ; encoded by the exons ATGGAGGGTGACAGGCAAACACAAAACGATCACCAGAATCAAGACCAGCACTTACGATCAACAAACTCCCCCATCGCCTCCTCCTTCACTCCTGATCCTAATGACATCCCTCTATTCAACAGTGTTCGTGATTTCTCTAGAGAATTCTTTAGAGAGTCCAAGAAGCTATGGTATCTTGCCGGCCCTGCCATCTTCACCACCTTGTGCCAGTACTCCCTTGGTGCTATCACCCAGCTTCTTGCTGGACATGTTGGCACGCTGGATCTAGCTGCTGTCTCTGTTGAGAATTCTGTCATCGCTGGATTCTCTTTTGGTATCATG CTTGGCATGGGGAGTGCCTTGGAAACCCTTTGTGGACAAGCTTATGGAGCAAGGCAGCTTGATATGCTAGGAATCTATATGCAAAGATCTTGGGTCATTCTTAATGCCACAGCTGTTATACTTACCCTTTTCTATGTCTTTGCCGGACCATTTTTGAAGCTTATTGGTCAGACAGCGGAGATATCACAGGCGGCAGGGATGTTCTCGGTGTGGATGATACCACAGCTATTTGCTTATGCAGTGAACTTTCCAATTGCAAAGTTCTTACAAGCTCAAAGCAAGATGATGGCTATGGCTGCCATAGCGGCAGTGGCCTTAGTTTTCCATGCAGTTTTCAGTTGGCTACTGATGTTGAAATTAGGCTGGGGTCTGGTGGGTGCAGCCGTGGTTCTCAACGCGTCATGGTGGTTCATAGTGATTGCTcaactgttgtatatttttAGTGGAACTTGCGGTGAAGCATGGACCGGACTTTCCTGGAAAGCTTTTCAAAATCTCTGGGGATTTGTTAAGTTATCTCTGGCATCAGCTGTAATGATCTG CCTGGAAGTATGGTATTTCATGGCATTAATACTGTTCGCCGGATATCTGAAAAATGCACAACTTGCAGTGGCTGCCTTGTCTATAAG CACCAACATAGTGGGTTGGGCGCTCATGATAGCCATTGGAATCAACGCAGCCATAAG CGTGAGAGTGTCAAACGAACTCGGAGCTGCCCACCCAAGAACAGCAAAATTATCTTTAGTAGTGGCCACGCTCGCTTCGCTTATGATAGGCCTCGTGATCGCACTAATTCTTGTCCTGGGACGAaacctatacccagacttgttTACGAACGATGCTGGAGTCAAGGAACTTGTAAAGAAGCTCACACCTCTCCTCGCTGTCTGCATCATCATCAATAATGTCCAACCAGTTCTCTCAG GGGTAGCCATTGGAGCAGGATGGCAAGCTGCTGTTGCTTATGTAAACATAGGGTGTTACTACATCTTTGGAATTCCCTTGGGTCTCGTTCTTGGTTTTTGGCGTCAAATGGGTGTCCAG GGAATTT